The Myxococcales bacterium genomic sequence CATCGACAACGCCTGCGACCAGCTCGACCTGCCCTTCTGAACCCCGAGAAGAATCCCCAAATCAGCCCCGGCTTCGCCTCAACCGCGCCGGGGCTTCTCCATTTGTGCCCTTATCCAACCCGGCACGCACCCACCCTCCAATCTGAGAAATCAACCCCCTGTCAGGGTGATCTTCGCTGAGAAACTCGAGGTGAGATAGCGTGAGAGACAACACCCGGGCTGGTGGCGCGGAGATTCCACCAGTGCTGGCACGATTGGGGAGTGCGGGCGGGCAGTATTTCAAGATAGTCGCGGCGGGCACGCGATCCATCAGGCGTGAGCTCCTCCGCCTTACTTTTCTCGTCGAGCTCTTCGGCGAGTCGGCGACGGCGAGTGCCCTCGAGGAAGTGATGAAGACCGGCCACGTCGGCGCCGAGTACATCGAGTACGTCCTGCGCCATAAGCGGGGCCTCATCCCGTCGGCAGAGCCGCTCTACTTGGGCGACCCTGCGCTCGACAGCATCGCCCTACGCGAGCCCGACCTCGGCCTCTACGACCGCCTCGTATCGCCCGCCATGACTCGGGACCCAGGCGACCTTACCCAACAACAAGACCGGAAGGACCCACAGTCATGAGATACACAGGAGACGAAAGTGACATCGAGGTCCTGGCCGAGAAGCTTCGTTGGCTGCGTCTGCCAGGCATGGCCAGAGCCATCAAAGATCTTCTCGCACGCGCGGCCTCCGAGAATCTTACCGTCGCGAACGTCATCAGCCGCCTCTGCGACGAAGAGAAGGACAGCCGCATCCGCAGCTCGGTCGACAGACGCATCAAAGATGCGCGGTTTCCCGAAGTCAACACTGTGGATGCTTTCGACTTTGACTTCGACCCGGCGCGAAAGAAGCTGCGGGCTCGCTACTTGGGGCTTCATGATCTGAACTTTCTCGCCAAGGGTATCAATCCGCTCTTCATTGGCGCGCCTGGGACAGGAAAGACCTTCCTCGCTCGAGCGCTTGCATATCGCGCTTGCCAAGCCCAGAAGCGCGTCGTCTTCACCTCGGCACCCCGCATGCTCACCGACCTGCATGGTGCGGACATCCACGGCTCACTGGACCGAGCGCTCCGTCGCTACGTACGCGCGGATCTGCTCGCTATCGACGACTTCGCCGTCCTGGCCATGGATCCCGCACAAGCCAAGCTCGCCTTTTAGGTCATCGCCGAGCGCTACGACTATCGCCGTGCAACCCTCATCACCACCAATCGCGCCTTCAAGGACTGGACCAAGGTCTTTCCCGACGCTCTCAACGCCCAGGTGATCGCCGAACGACTCACCGAGCGCTCCGAGACCTTCGTCCTTGACGGGAAAGGGTACCGATCGAACAGGGCATGAGCCTCGCCGCCTGACCGGGCAGGTTGCCTGCACCCCGGTGGCCGTCACTCAGACGGCCCAGGCCGACGTGCGCCCTCAACCCGGCGCAGGTCAAGGCGAAGAACCGCTACGAAATCACCGGGTGGGCTCCTGGGTACCGGTGATTCCGGCGAAAGTGGTACCCCTCCGCGCCGGTGGCGACACTCGTCGAGCCCGGGCTGGATGATGGGACCAGCCTCCAATGGAATCGTAGTGCCCATGGTCACCCGACCTCCGGCAAAGCTGCCTGGACGTGCTCGACAGTCACGGATTTGGCCCGTGCGAGAGCTGCGGCCATGAGGGCGTGGTGAGCAAGGAGGTTCACTTTTCGTGGCAGACCTCCTGTGGCCTGGAAGGTTGCCTCGAGGGCTGCGGGATCAAAGAGCGGCAGCTCGGTCCCCGCGAGGCGAAGCCGGTGAGCAAAGTATCCGGACAGCTCCTCACGGGAAAGACCTGCGAAGTGATAGCGCATGACGATGCGCTGGCTGAGCGCCTCGTAGACAGCCATGCCCAGTCGACGACGCAGCTCAGATTGTCCCACCAGCAGCAGGCAAAGCCGATTCTCTGCGTCCATTTGGTAGTTGGTCAGGAGCCTGAGGTCTTCGAGCACGTCAGGCCTGAGATGATGGGCCTCATCGACGATGAGGATGGGGCGACACCGTGCCTCGGTGGTCAGGCGTGTGACCTCGGTTCGGATCTGCCGATACACGGCGGCACGGTTGCGCTCGGTGGGCAGGCCCATTTCCCAGGCGATGGCTTTGTAGACGTCCATGACGTTGCCGGTCGAGTGGGCGACGTAGACCACCTTGTGTAGCCCCGTGTGCAGTCCCGAGACTACCTTGCGACAGGCAGTGGTCTTCCCGCTGCCGCTGTCGCCCGTGACGAGGCCGATGCCCCTCATCTCGATGAGGTGATTGAGGCGGACCGACAGCTCCTGACTTGCAGATGAGACAAAGAGGTCATCAGGCTCGACCTCCTTGCCGAAGGGATGGCGGTTCAGGCCGAAGTGCTTGCGGTACATCATCGCTCTCCTTGGTCGTGGTGCTCGACGACGTCGAAGTCGCGCAGGCGAAGTCCTTCTGGCGGATTCGGTGCAACGCGGTCGGCACGCAGGACGGAGCGCACCTCGTTGTCGCGTTTGACGAAGCAGTTGGCATACGCATCGACGGGTTTGGCCAGGCCGACTTTGCGCCCCTTGACCCAGAGCTCGACGGGCTTGCCGACCCGGCTCGGGTCGAAGCGCAAAGAGACGGTTTCGCCGACGAGCGAAGCGTCCACCTCATAGACGACGCCCCGCAAGCTGACGGTCCTGTCTTTGTGTACCTTGCGCTTTTCCTCGAAGAGAAAGAGCGCACTGAAGTCTGCGCCGATGTCCGGCAGCCGCACCTCGTCGCAAGCGCGAGCCCAGCGCTCGAGCGGGGTCTCGCCATCAAGGCCTCTGTGAGGGGCCTGGTGGTACTCCCCCTCGACCCAGGTCCAGAGCTTGCGGTTGAGGGCTTCGAGGCTCGCAGTGTCTCCTTCGGCGAGGGTGCCAAGGCATTGCCGGCGCACCTCGCGGTGCCAGCGCTCCTGCTTGCCCTTGCCCTGGGGCTGGTAGGGGCGTGCATGGATGAGAGTCACGCCCAGCCTGGCACAGACGAGGGACAGATGATGCGACCGATATGCTGCCCCGTTGTCGACGTAAAGCCGCAGGGGAAGTCCACGCCGTCGCAGCGCTTGCTCGAAGACGGGCATGAAACAAGAGACGTTTTCGCCGAGCGCGAAGGCAGCGTACGGGACGACTCGGGTGGCGTCGTCCATGAATGAGATGAGATACGTCTTTTGGCGGCGCTTGCCTCCGATCAGCACGGACGGTCCGTGCATCACGTCGCTCATCCACATCTCCCCCGCCTTCGCGAAGGCGAAGCGACGGCGGTCGTTGCTCGTTGGCGTCTCGGGCTTGCGAGCCATCAAGCCTGCACGAGAGAGCACCCGATGCACCGTGGCTGGCGCCAGCTCCAGGTCCTGTGGTACCTCGCCCGAGGCTCGCACGGCATCGATGACCATGCGCACAGACAGTGCGGGCCTGTCTTCCTTGACCATGCACAGAAGGTCCACGATGGACTGTGGGATCTTG encodes the following:
- a CDS encoding ATP-binding protein, which produces MRYTGDESDIEVLAEKLRWLRLPGMARAIKDLLARAASENLTVANVISRLCDEEKDSRIRSSVDRRIKDARFPEVNTVDAFDFDFDPARKKLRARYLGLHDLNFLAKGINPLFIGAPGTGKTFLARALAYRACQAQKRVVFTSAPRMLTDLHGADIHGSLDRALRRYVRADLLAIDDFAVLAMDPAQAKLAF
- a CDS encoding ATP-binding protein; its protein translation is MAERYDYRRATLITTNRAFKDWTKVFPDALNAQVIAERLTERSETFVLDGKGYRSNRA
- a CDS encoding AAA family ATPase, which produces MMYRKHFGLNRHPFGKEVEPDDLFVSSASQELSVRLNHLIEMRGIGLVTGDSGSGKTTACRKVVSGLHTGLHKVVYVAHSTGNVMDVYKAIAWEMGLPTERNRAAVYRQIRTEVTRLTTEARCRPILIVDEAHHLRPDVLEDLRLLTNYQMDAENRLCLLLVGQSELRRRLGMAVYEALSQRIVMRYHFAGLSREELSGYFAHRLRLAGTELPLFDPAALEATFQATGGLPRKVNLLAHHALMAAALARAKSVTVEHVQAALPEVG
- a CDS encoding DDE-type integrase/transposase/recombinase; this encodes MDTQADDNERRKAVALFRYGVIADLLHWPKGKRGLGEQIAKKADRTYDIPGSRRSRIAAETIRDWLKAYRHGGFDALMPKARSDEGQARKIPQSIVDLLCMVKEDRPALSVRMVIDAVRASGEVPQDLELAPATVHRVLSRAGLMARKPETPTSNDRRRFAFAKAGEMWMSDVMHGPSVLIGGKRRQKTYLISFMDDATRVVPYAAFALGENVSCFMPVFEQALRRRGLPLRLYVDNGAAYRSHHLSLVCARLGVTLIHARPYQPQGKGKQERWHREVRRQCLGTLAEGDTASLEALNRKLWTWVEGEYHQAPHRGLDGETPLERWARACDEVRLPDIGADFSALFLFEEKRKVHKDRTVSLRGVVYEVDASLVGETVSLRFDPSRVGKPVELWVKGRKVGLAKPVDAYANCFVKRDNEVRSVLRADRVAPNPPEGLRLRDFDVVEHHDQGER